A window from Mangifera indica cultivar Alphonso chromosome 2, CATAS_Mindica_2.1, whole genome shotgun sequence encodes these proteins:
- the LOC123209622 gene encoding uncharacterized protein LOC123209622: MLIALAFCAEIISFFSDYFIAISNLNAAKDLSTNQSVSALVEYLLGMKLSTLSQTGGMCISALHQSSGYSFSLTWAENAAGKESELLYRVASLRTFKRVAPEWIRKVLVFSTSMYPIFFERIANVIKLHQ; encoded by the exons ATGCTTATAGCCCTTGCCTTCTGTGCTGAAATAATTAGTTTCTTCTCTGACTATTTTATTGCAATTTCCAACCTGAATGCTGCAAAAGACCTATCAACAAATCAg TCTGTTTCAGCTCTCGTTGAGTACTTACTCGGCATGAAATTATCTACACTTTCTCAAACTGGTGGAATGTGCATTTCAGCTCTGCATCAATCAAGTG GTTACTCATTCAGTCTAACATGGGCAGAAAATGCAGCCGGGAAGGAATCAGAGCTACTCTACCGTGTAGCATCTCTCAGAACATTTAAGAGAGTAGCTCCGGAGTGGATCAGGAAGGTCCTAGTGTTCAGTACGAGCATGTATCCGATATTTTTCGAGAGGATAGCGAATGTGATCAAGTTACATCAATAA
- the LOC123209621 gene encoding ubiquitin-conjugating enzyme E2 20, whose translation MATINGYQSNTPVAAPSAATATKQSINPVKTVDSQSVLKRLQSELMALMMSGDSGISAFPEEDNIFCWKGTIHGSKDTVFEGTEYKLSLSFPNDYPFKPPKVKFETGCFHPNVDVYGNICLDILQDKWSSAYDVRTILISIQSLLGEPNISSPLNSQAAQLWSNQEEYRKMVEKLYKPPSA comes from the exons ATGGCTACCATTAATGGGTACCAAAGCAACACTCCGGTGGCCGCTCCATCCGCCGCCACCGCTACTAAGCAATCTATTAACCCGGTCAAGACCGTTGATAGTCAATCTGTGcttaaaag GTTGCAGTCTGAACTGATGGCCTTAATG ATGAGTGGAGATTCTGGGATATCTGCCTTCCCTGAGGAAGACAACATATTCTGCTGGAAAGGTACAATCCATGGAAGCAAGGATACAGTTTTTGAAGGCACAGAGTACAAGCTATCCCTTTCTTTCCCAAACGATTATCCATTCAAGCCTCCGAAGGTGAAGTTTGAAACCGGTTGCTTCCATCCCAATGTCGATGTCTATGGCAATATTTGCCTGGACATTCTTCAG GATAAATGGTCATCAGCTTATGATGTGAGAACAATTCTGATATCTATCCAGAGCTTGCTTGGAG AACCAAACATCAGCTCCCCTCTGAACAGTCAAGCAGCACAGCTGTGGAGCAATCAAGAAG AATATAGGAAGATGGTTGAGAAATTGTACAAGCCTCCAAGTGCATGA
- the LOC123209620 gene encoding LOW QUALITY PROTEIN: THUMP domain-containing protein 1 homolog (The sequence of the model RefSeq protein was modified relative to this genomic sequence to represent the inferred CDS: inserted 2 bases in 1 codon): MAAENKTNGGGKSNNTFRGKKRKQFLPHNKLVKKKGAYALGPGVQGFFITCDGGRERQAAHEALLVIDSFFDELVNGRGSGKTLADMPNKPLNKKIVFAXSDDDDDDDDGDEEEEVVLTKEKEGGDGGQEEGKQSDTCGDGEASHENSTNEKSDPPESSNMCSGNEIEGMTGENKEGKRHESQVNESEEPPAKKQCLEPEASKPVQSEKVEEKSIDKLIEAEIKELGDKNKRRFINLDSCCNGVAIIQMRTKDGDPSPKDIVQHMMTRTKSTRKPVSRFILRVLPVELSCYASEEEIQRAIKPLVENYFPVETQNPQRFAVLYEGRANTGIDRMKIINAVAKSVPAPHKVDLSNPDKTIIVEIVKTLCMIGVVEKYKELSKCNLRQLTSPKQ; the protein is encoded by the exons ATGGCGGCTGAAAACAAAACCAATGGTGGAGGCAAAAGCAACAACACCTTCAGGGGCAAGAAGAGAAAGCAATTTCTCCCACACAATAAACTTGTTAAGAAAAAAGGGGCCTACGCTTTAGGGCCTGGTGTTCAAGGCTTCTTCATCACCTGCGATGGAGGCCGGGAACGCCAAGCTGCACACGAAGCCCTCTTAGTTATTGATTCT TTCTTTGATGAGCTGGTCAATGGCAGGGGTTCTGGTAAAACCCTTGCTGACATGCCAAATAAacctttaaataaaaagattgtgTTTGC TagcgatgatgatgatgatgatgatgatggtgatgaggAGGAGGAGGTGGTGCTAACAAAGGAGAAAGAGGGGGGAGATGGGGGACAGGAAGAAGGGAAACAATCAGATACTTGTGGAGATGGTGAAGCAAGTCATGAAAATTCAACAAATGAGAAGTCAGATCCTCCTGAGTCCAGTAATATGTGCAGTGGAAATGAAATTGAGGGAATGACTGGTGAAAATAAAGAGGGTAAAAGACATGAAAGTCAAGTAAATGAATCTGAGGAGCCACCAGCCAAGAAGCAGTGCTTAGAACCTGAAGCATCAAAACCTGTGCAGAGTGAAAAAGTGGAGGAGAAGTCGATCGATAAACTCATCGAAGCTGAGATTAAAGAACttggagataaaaataaa AGGCGCTTTATCAATCTTGATTCTTGCTGTAATGGTGTTGCCATCATTCAAATGCGAACAAAAGATGGAGACCCCAGCCCAAAAGACATTGTACAGCACATGATGACAAGAACAAAGTCAACAAGGAAACCAGTGTCAAG GTTCATCTTAAGAGTGTTACCAGTTGAACTATCATGCTATGCTTCAGAAGAGGAAATTCAAAGAGCAATCAAACCTCTTGTAGAAAACTATTTTCCAGTGGAGACTCAAAACCCTCAGAGG TTTGCTGTGTTGTATGAGGGTCGTGCAAACACTGGAATTGACAGGATGAAAATAATAAACGCAGTGGCGAAATCTGTTCCTGCACCTCATAAGGTTGATCTGAGCAATCCTGACAAGACAATTATAGTTGAAATTGTTAAG aCTCTGTGCATGATCGGTGTCGTCGAGAAGTATAAGGAGTTATCAAAATGCAATCTAAGGCAGTTGACATCACCAAAGCAGTAA